From the genome of Arthrobacter russicus:
ATGCACATGTGTTCGCATTCGACCACGACGATCGCTCCGCGGGGCTTGAGGTGCTCCACGAGCGCATCCACGATCTGCGTGGTCAGCCGCTCCTGGACTTGCGGGCGTTTCGCGAAAACGTCGACCAGCCGGGCGAGCTTGCTCAGGCCCGTGACTTTCCCTTCCGCGGAGGGGATGTAGCCCACGTGCGCGGATCCGTGGAAGGGCACCAGATGGTGCTCACAGGTCGAGTAGAACGGAATGTCCTTGACCAGCACCAATTCCTGGTGCGAAATGTCGAAAGTCCGGGACAGGACCTGTGCCGGGTCCTGGTTCAAC
Proteins encoded in this window:
- the folE gene encoding GTP cyclohydrolase I FolE — translated: MCDVDEEAKPPAESSVDLPRIEAAVREILIAIGEDPDRSGLAETPQRVARAYAEVFSGLNQDPAQVLSRTFDISHQELVLVKDIPFYSTCEHHLVPFHGSAHVGYIPSAEGKVTGLSKLARLVDVFAKRPQVQERLTTQIVDALVEHLKPRGAIVVVECEHMCMSMRGVRKPGAKTVTSAVRGILHEPATRAEAMSLILGK